TTTTCTAATTAATTTTAAACCTTCAGTCATAATGACAATATCTGTATTGTCACCAACATAACAGGATGTCGCTCCTAAATGAATAATTCTTTTTGCATTAGGACACTGCTCCCCGTATGCATGAATATGAGCCATAACATCATGGCGGAATTCTTTTTCTTTTTGTTCTGCCACTTGATAATTTATATCATCTTTGTATTTTTTTAGTTCCTCAATTTGTTCATCCGTTATATCGAGACCAAGCTCTTTTTGAGCTTCTGCAAGAGCTATCCAAAACCTTCTCCATGTTTTAAATTTCATGTCAGGAGAAAATAATTCCTGCATTTCTTTGCTTGCATACCTGGTATTTAAGGGATTTTCATATGTATTTTTCAAATTTTCCAACCTCCAAAAATCTTTTATCTTTTAACTTTTACTAAAAATTAACTAAAAATTTTTCTAACTTTATGATACCCAAAAACAATTATACATTGTTATTTACTTTAAATCCAGCCATTATGACAAAAAAATACGGGATTATAAAAACATATCCCGTCTAAGCTATTTATAAATATGAGATTGAAATTTAAATGCCAATCTCAATAAATTATATTACTCATTTAAAAATTTTTCAATTCTATTTAAACCTTCCGCTATGTTTTCAAAGGAAGTTGCATAGGAAAGCCTTACATGAATATCCGTTCCAAAACCGGAGCCTGGAACTAAAGCAACATTTGCCTTTTCTAAAAGAACATTTGCAAAAACGTCCGAGTCTGTAATTTTAACTCCTTTAATTTCTTTCCCTATTAATTTTGAAATATTCATCATAACATAAAAAGCCCCGTTTGGTTTAATACAGGAAAGACCTTCTATTGAGTTTATTCTTTTTACCATATAATCCCTTCTTTTGGCAAACTCAGCAACCATAGCGTCTATTACGCCATTGTCTCCATCCAATGCCACCAATGCTGCCATCTGTGCTATTGTATTGGGATTTGAAGTGAAGTGACTTTGAATATTAGTCATAACACATGCAATCTTTTCATTTGACGCAGTGTATCCTATTCTCCACCCTGTCATGGAATATGATTTTGAAACCCCGTTTACCAAAATAGTCAAATTCTTTATCTCTTCACTAAAGGATGCTATACTTACATGTTTTAGATTGTCGTATAATAATTTTTCATATATTTCATCAGATATAATGTATATTTTTTTGTCAACGGCTATTTTGGCTATTTCCCTTAGTTCTTCCTCTGTATATATCATTCCTGTAGGGTTGCTGGGGCTATTTATTATAATAGCCTTTGTCTTTTCCGTAACAGCATTTAAAAATTTGTCAACAGAAGGCTTGAAACCTTCTTCTTCTGTGGCTTTTAACATGACGGGTATCCCGTCTGCCATTTTAATCATTTCCGGGTAGCTCACCCAGCAGGGGCAGGGTACAATAACCTCGTCACCCGGATTACATATGGCTTGAAAAATATTAGCAAGAGAATGCTTTGCTCCGTTGCTTATAACGATATTTTCCGGTTTGTACTCAAGTCCGTTGTCTCTTTTTAATTTCCTGCATACCGCTTCTTTAAGCTCTGACATTCCCGAGGCAGGAGTGTATTTTGTATACCCTTCATTTATTGCTTTTATTGCAGCTTCTTTAATATGCATTGGTGTATCAAAATCTGGCTCTCCTGCTCCAAATCCTATCACATCCACTCCTTCCAGTCTCATTTTTTTAGCCTTTGCATCAATAACAAGAGTGGAAGACGGGCTGATTGAAAGTGCCCTTCTTGAAAGTTCCATTTACAATCCTCCAAAATCATTTTATGTCCCACATTTTTTATTTTACAGCTATTTTATGCTTAGCACACTTATTTCTAAATATGTTGCATAAAAATAATTTTTTTCTATCTACAATTTTAATTTTAATATAATATATTTTATTTTGCAAGATAATGATATTTAAAATGCAAAATTATCTGATAATTTATATCTATGCATTAAAAAGCTTTATATAAATAGCATTTAAGAATGTTATTTTTTTAACTATCTTAAAAGAAATACAGCATTTATAATTATTCATTTAAAATGCAAGACAAATTGTTTTTCGTTTCAAATTATTTTTTTAATTTTTTTAAAATTTTAATGTATATTTTCTTTTATACCGGCAATAATATTAGTACAAGGGTTCGTGATGGTTGAACCAAGAGTTCTATAAGGTTTTATGAGCTTTGTAGAATTCGGCCAAAGATTAATATCAGGTTTCGTCCGGTGAGTTGACGCTAAAGCTTGGTGTTAGTCGGCGGAAAGAGCTGTATATGTCTATATTTAGATAGATGTATCCAGTTCGAGTTAAGATTATTACAGGAGCAATCAGAACTAATTTGAGTATTTGTATGAAGTATTATACCTTGTATTTTAATGCAGTATTAATATGAAGTATCAACTACTCAAAGTGTTTTGTATAGGCTTTATAAAGGCTGTTTGTTCTTGTAATAGTCGAGCAAAGGTTACTTATTGACTTTCTCTTAAAAGGGTAGTTGATATTTAGCCGGAGCGAAGATCATCACGGGCTCTTTTATTATTTAAAGCACTTCTACAATACTTCTCTTATCACCCTTAAAAAATTTTTTCCCAAAAACTTTTCCACATCTTCATTGGAATAATTAAGCTTTAAAAGCTCATCTGCTATTTTATAAATATCTTCAACTCCGTTTATACCCTCCGGAAGAAAGTCAACACCGTCAAAATCCGCCCCTAAACCTATGTGGTCAAATCCTGTCAAATCCCCTATATATTCAATATGTTTAATGACATCCTTTAAACTTGCATCTTTATCACTTATAAATTCAGCACATAAATTTATTCCTATTACACCCCCGTTATTTTTTATGGCCATTATCTGTTCATCACTAAGGTTTCTGATATGCTGGCATATTTTTTTTGCATTTGAATGAGACGCGATAACAGGCTTTTGACTTAATTCCATTACATCCCAAAATCCTTTTTCAGATATGTGGGACAAATCAATAAGCATTCCTAAAGAATTCATCTCTTTTATAACCTCTTTTCCAAATGAAGTAAGTCCACCCCCTGTTTCTGATTCCAAAACCCCGTCTGCTATTTCATTTCTATAGTTCCAGGTAAGGCATAAGCTGCGCACCCCAAGTCTGTAGAAGATCCTTAGCATTCCAACATCTCCTTGAAGTGCTTCACCACCTTCAATTGAAAGTACTGCGGCAATTTTCTCTTCTTTAAAAGCTCTTTTAATTTCGCTGTAATTACAACATAATGTTATGTGGTCTTTATACCTTTCTACTTCTTTATAAAATACATCAATTATTTCTAACGCCCTTTTTAATGTATTTGGATAAAGGCATTTATCTGTAAAGGCTGCAAAAAACTGAACAAAATTTTTGTATTTTTTTAACCTCTGTATATCCACATGATGTTTATTTTCATAAAGGTTTGAGTTTGTTTCCATTATTTTAGTTATTGTATCGCAGTGGGAATCTACTATAACCATATAAACACATCCTTTAAATATACTTATATATCTTATTAATATACTAATGCGTATTCCGGATTATCCGGACGGCAGTTCCGGAAACATCCGGACATTAAACCGGATTATCCGGACACCTTGTCATTTAGTTTGTATAGTCTTTTTATCTATCTTCCGTTCCGCAGTATAGTCTATATCCTCAATGCATGCATTAATACTAAAAGATGCTTTATGTATATATCTTTTAATCCTGGAGTTTTTTCTTGACTCCCATTCTTTTTCAACCATAATACCGAACCTTTCCTCAAAAGACAACTCCCTTAAAGCCGGATCTGAATCACTCAGTAGTTGGGCCATAACTTTAAGTTTCATATCTCTTAGTTTTTCTATAGTTGGGTTAATTAGCATATATACCACCTCCTGAGTAAGCACTGCTTCCTCTTACATTTTCATGCCGAATAATTGTATCATTCTGCTTCTTTGTGGAATTCTTGACGACTTGCTTAAGGATAATATTGAAATATTTGAAGGAAAAAACATTTTTATCTATAGCCTCTTTGCTGGCAGTTTCTATTATTTCAACAGAACAACTTTTAGCAAGTCTCATAATTCCCATACAAGTTCGATAACACTGAACAGGATAATCACTGCTTTCAAGAATCTTTTTGATTAGTTCCCGGGTATAAGGACCGTTTTTTTCTGCCCATGACAGAAAACGCTCAGAACTCCATGCATAAACAGCTTTATGCTCTTCGGGCATATGTTCCTCTAATGTTTTATAGCGATTAGATTTATCATAGTTTCTGGTGTGTACCGCTATTCTTTCATTCCCTATATATACTTCTATAGTTTTTGATGATGCCCTAATCCAACATTTATGATTCGCATAGGAGTAATGAACACTGTAGAAAAATCCTTTGTACTCAACATGATAATTAAATGCAACTCTTGTTTCTACCCAGTCGCAATATTCGTATTTTGTTGCCGGCAATGGCTGCAGACAGGGTTTATCTATCTTTTTAAAAGCCGTCTTTCTGTTACCCTCCATTTTCTGAAATGGTCTGTTGATAAACTTCTCCAGTTCCTCTTCCATATCAGGCTCTGGAACGATTTTTCTATTATTTGTAGGTGGGTATAGCATTGACATTAACTGTTTATCACTAAGTTGGATTGGCCATGTTATATTTGCTTTTTCTGCTCTTTTAAGAATCTCTGACACTGTTGTTTTACCACAATTACAAGCTTGACCAATTTCTCTTAGAGATAGTCCTACTTCATGCTTAAGTCTTAAAATTTCTCTTGCTTTTAACATATCCAGCCTCCTCATCGATTGGCCCCCTTTAATCATTCTGATTAAAGAGTACCTATATTTTAGTAAATCGACAAGGTGTCCGGATGTACCGTTATGCTGTCCGGATAATTCCGAAACGACGTCCGGATGCTGCCGGAATCAGTGTCCGGATGTACCCGAAATATGCAACTTAACTTATATATCTTAAAAACATATTATCATATTTTTAAAATGAAATCTTTTTTTAGAGCAAAATCTTTTCATTGCACCTGTTATTTCTATGTGATATAATTTATTTGATTTATTTTTCTGTCTTTTCATTTTATGAAAAAGGAGTTGTCTGTTGTTGCTATTTAAAGGTAAAAAAATACCTCACTCAGATTATATCCCTATTATAATTATTGGATTATTACTCTATAAATTAATAAATAACCCTTCTATTGTTTTATCAGAAATGAAAGGTATTTTAAAATACATAACATCCCTCTTTGCTTATATAATCTGGGGATTTGCAATTGCGTACTTTTTAAATCCGCTAATGGTTTTATTGGAAAAAAAACTTAAAATCCGAAGAATTTTTAGCATTTCAATTATATATGTGGTTTTTATAGCCACATTAGGAATTTTAATAACATTTATCACCCCTGCTATAACCAGCAGTGTAAAACAACTTGCCAACGATATTCCGGATTACATAGAAACCACTGAAGCAAAAATAAATGAAACCATTGAAAAATTAAAAAGTTATGACAAATACGGTGTTGAAACTTATATAAAAAATAATTTAGAAAGATTTTCTTCTAAAATTAATAATTTTGTGAATGTGCCTGTAAATTTTTTACTTACGAGTACAATAAGCCTTACATCTTATATTTTGAAATTTTTAATAGGGCTGATTATTTCCATATATATTTTAGCTGATAAAGAAAAAATAATTAAGGGTGCCAAAAAATTAACATATGCATTGTTAAATAAGAAAACTGCCTTTAACCTCATTTCCGATTTAAAAAAATCAAATTATATTTTTTCAAAATACATGTTTGGAAAAGCTTTAGACTCACTTATCATAGGCATACTATGCCTTATACTGCTATCTGTTTTCAGGGTGAAATTTGCGCTTTTATTCAGCTTAATTGTCGGGGTAACCAATATGATTCCATATGTAGGACCTTTTGTAGGTGCCATTCCTGCAGTAGTTGTAACTTTGTTCATTAATCCTATTCAGGCCATATGGGTGGCAATAATAATATTTTTACTCCAGCAATTTGACGGGTGGTACTTAGGACCTAAAATCATCGGGGATCAAGTAGGCGTAAGCCCTCTCCTTATAATAACTGCCATAATTGTGGGAGGAGGAATGTTTGGGGCTTCTGGTATGTTTTTAGGAGTACCGGTGTTCACTGTAATTAAAGCATTTGTTGATGAATATGTAGAAAAGAAACTTAAAGCTAAAGGCTTCAGCTTTGACTGAACATGTCTTAATCTAAATGCTCAAAAGACCTCTTTCTGCAAAGCTTACATACTTTTCACCGCACACTATTATGTGGTCAACTACTTTTATTGAAATGGACTCTAATGCATTTTTTATCACTTTAGTAGCTTCAACATCCCCTCTTGAGGGGTTAAGGCTCCCACCCGGATGGTTGTGGGCAAGTATCACACTGTTGGCTTTATGTCTTAAAGCTGTCTCAACTATAATTCTCGGGTAAATTGGCGCTTCATTTATTGTCCCTTCATGGACTAATGCTGCATAGTTTACCCTGTTTTGTGCATCAAGGCAAATTACATAAAATACTTCATATGTTCTTCCTGCAAAAAGTGAAACGGCATAGTTACCTGCCTTTGAAGAGCTGTTTAGCTGAGGCTTGTCCCTCCACCTGTCATTAAGATACCTTCTTGAAAGCTGTGGAATCATTGAGATTAAAAAAGCCGAGTTTTCTCCTATACCATTTACCTCCATCAAATCCTTTATATCAGCTTCAAAAACCCCTGAAAGGGAACCAAATCTCTTTAAAAGCCTATGGGCTATTTCATTTGTATCCCTTCTTGGAATGGAAAAAAACAAAAGAAGTTCTAAAACCTGATGTGGCTCAAAACTATCTAATCCCTCTTCTAAAAACCTCTTTTTAAGCCTCTTCCTGTGTCCCGTATGCAAAACAAATCACCTCTTTTAAAAGGCATTTTTAATTAAATTTATTTCCTTTAAATGAATTTTGTCCTGATTTTTTTCTATATATATTTCAACAACATCAAACCTTATGGATTTGTCGTGCATATTATGTCTATTAATGTATATTTGTGCAAGTTTTTTGATGTTTTCCCGTTTCCTAAAATTTACTGATTCCCTTGGAAGTCCGTATTTTAAGGTACTTCTGGTCTTAACCTCAACAAAGCAGATACTGTCGTTTTCCCAGGAAATTATGTCAATTTCACCTAGTCTTTTGTATCTAAAGTTTTTTTCTATAATTTTATAGTTGTTTTTTTCAAGAAACTCTGCCGCTATCTCCTCTCCAATTGTGCCTATTTCCCTATTATTAATCATTTTCCCTCTCCGTATTTTTCGTCTAAGGATTTAATAAAAGCAAATATTCCTGCTACAACTTCATATAGCTCCGGCGGTATTTCATCACCAATGTTAAAAGTGTTTAAAGTTGTGGCAAGCTCTTCATCTTCATATATATGAACATTGTTTTCCTTTGCTTTTTCAATGATTTTCTCTGCTACCTCTCCCTTTCCTAGTGCTATTATTTCCGGTGCCTCATTTTTGTCAGGAGAGTATTTTAACGCTGCAACCTGCTTTATTTTTTTCTTTTTGTCCATTATTAAAAATCACCCTTTTTACACTCTTAAGTCAAAATTTTGTCTTCTTTCCCTATGTTCTTCTATATTATTTATATTTAATATATTAACTTTTTCTTCAATTAGGCGGTACTTTATATCAATTATCCTGTATCCTTTTTCTAAAAGGATATTATAAAGGCTCATGTAATTTTTTTTAATAAAATCAATTACGTCCCTACTCTCTGCCTTTATATTTATACTTACGTTTTTCTTTTTTATGTTTACCAATGAGTCCACCTGTCCTAAGTTTACGGTATCTAAGGATATAAATAAACTAATGTCATCTGTATTGATGTTTTTTTTGCCTGGCTTTTTCTTTAATATGTAGAGCTCCCCTGTATGGCTTTTATTAAAAACATTAAGGGGAATCTGGATGTACACAGCATTATTATTAAGTTCATTTAAAAATCTCAGATTACTTTGCAAATTTTCAATATTTCTAAAAATCTCACCTTTATTAGAAAAACCTGCCTGTTCTAAAGCCTGTTTAATCAGCTGGGTTTTCCGGTATATTTCTTTATAGGTGTTCTTGATGCTTATATCTTTATCATCAGAATCATTTATATTAATAAAAAATTTATTAAAAATTTTCTCTAAAATTTCTTTTTTGTCATTTTCTTTTAATGCTTCATTGCTGCTTTTAACTGTAAATTTTTTTATAAAATTTATCTTTTCAAAAGTACTTTTTATAAACTTTTCTATACTTTCTTTTTCAATATCCAAATAAGCTTTGTCTAAGCCGCTTTCTTTTAAAAGCTCTGTAAATTTTTCATGCTCCTCAAATCTAATATTGTCTCCTTTTAATTTTACGAATTCTACGAATTTTTCTTTTAAAATATTTTGAGTTTCAGGGGAAAAACCACTGCTTTTAAGTTCTTTGCCAAACTCTTCTAAAATTAAAGGGGAAGGTAAAGCATCTTTTTTTACCTCCCCATTTAAAAAACTTTTCAGCAATTCATTAGCTTTTTCATCTTCAATAGCCATAAGATTATTTAGAAGTTTATTTAACTCATCGCCTATTTTATATTTTTCTTCTAGAATTTGATTTAGACAAGATATGTTTTCTTCTAATGGAAGTATATTTTTAGAAAGAAGAAATACAGCCTTTTCTATTGATATATTTTTGTATGCTTTAATAGTATCCATTACTTTGTTGAAAAACTCTTTTTCTAAAGGCATTTCATTTTTTATAATTTCCCTTGCAATTTCCATGCTTTTTTTGTCAGGCTTTACGCCAATATCCATAAGCAAATTTTTTATTTCATTTTCTAATTGAACACTCTTTTCACCATCAGTCTTTATGGTTTCTAGAAAAATCTTATCACCTGAAATATCCTTTACTATAAGCTCTACCTGTTCACCTTTTTTTGCACTGACAGGACTCATAAGTGCAGCAGTTATTATATTCCCGTCAGGTAATTTAAGGGATATCTTATGTGCTGAAATTTCAACAACCTTTGCCCTTACAACATCTCCTTTATTAAGCCTTAAAAGCATATCCGGCTTAAAATGTACATTCAGCTGTTCTAAAGAAAACTCCGTTATTTTCAATGTTTATCCCTCACTAATTTACCCAGTAAATAAAGAAATTTACAAAATAATTTTTTTAGTAAAGCTTATTCTATGTATCGGACAAATACCATATTTCTTTATAGCATTAATATGTTCTTTTGTACCATACCCTTTATGATTTAAAAAACCGTACTGGGGATATTTTTTATCCATCTCCTCCATTAACCTGTCCCTAGTAACTTTTGCAATTATAGAAGCAGCAGCAATGGATATGCTGAGGGCATCACCCTTTACTATGGAGATTTGTTCCATTTCCTGTTCTTCTAATTTTTCAGCATCGACAAATAAAATATCCGGACGTACTTTTAGATTTTTCACAGCCAAAACCATAGCTTTTTTAGCTGCATTCAGTATATTTATTTTGTCAATTTCATTTTGATCCACCATTCCAATTCCAATATCCAAAGCTTCTTTTTTTATAACTTCAAAGAGCTCTTCCCTCTTTTTTTCACTGAGTTTTTTTGAATCATTAAGGCCTTTTATAAAAATATCCTTTGGAAGTATAACCGCCGCCCCCACAACTGGACCTGCCAAAGGCCCCCTTCCTGCCTCATCTATACCTGCTACAAGAGAAAGTCCTTTTTTATAAGCTTCCCTTTCATATTCACACATTTTTTCATATCTTAGCATTTCTAAGCGTTCTTTTTCCTTTTTCTTTTCATATTTTTCAATTAATTTTAAAACTTTATCCCCGCATTCATCTTTTAATAAATACAGCTTTTCTAACGCTTCATCTAAGCTTAAACCTCTTATTGACTCTTCAATTGCCTTTATTGTATATTTCATTTCACACCTCTTTAATATCTTCTGGTTTTTCTAAGGATATTTTTCCTATTTTTGCACTTCTAAATTCATCCAACACTATGGCTGATATTCTCATCATATCAATTTCCCCTCCGGATGCGATACATCCTCTATTTTTACCTGCTTCTTCCAAGATTTCAAAACCGGTTTTATTTTCAATTGAATCTAATTTATATCTTTTTATTATGTGCTCAGGATAACTTTCAGAAAGTATCTCAAATAAATTTGATGCTAGCTCAACAATGTCTAAAATTTCATCTTTTATTGCACCTGTTATGGCAAGATTTATCCCAACTCTCCTGTCTTCAAATTTAGGCCAGAGAATGCCCGGGGTATCTAATAGCTGGATTTCATTACTTACATTTATCCACTGCTTCCCCCTGGTTACACCGGGCTTGTCTCCGGTTGCAGCACTTCCCCTGCCTGCAATTTTGTTTATAAGGGATGACTTTCCCACATTGGGTATCCCTACAATCATGGCTTTTACCGGTCTGAATATTCTCCCCCGCTGCCTATCCCTTTCAATTCTCTCCTTTAAAAGGTCTCTCATTTTGTTTTTAAGCTGTTTTATACCTGTTCCGTCAATGGAATTTACAAAAATACTGGTATAACCCTTTGAGTTATACCATTTTTTCCAGCTTTCAGAAATTTCTTTATCAGCGAGATCGCATTTATTTAGAACTATTATTTTTGGCTTGTTTTTGGTTATATTATCGATTTCAGGATTTTTGCTGCTAACAGGTATCCTGGCATCTAAAATTTCAACAACCACATCCACCATTTTTAAATTCTCCGAAAGCAATCTTCTGGTTTTATTCATATGCCCCGGAAACCACTGTATATTCAATGTCTTCATCCTCCATAATTAGTCTTTTGTTTGAATTTACTCTAAATTATCATAAACTCCTCCAAACTCACTTATGGGATAGA
The genomic region above belongs to Acetivibrio saccincola and contains:
- a CDS encoding pyridoxal phosphate-dependent aminotransferase, translated to MELSRRALSISPSSTLVIDAKAKKMRLEGVDVIGFGAGEPDFDTPMHIKEAAIKAINEGYTKYTPASGMSELKEAVCRKLKRDNGLEYKPENIVISNGAKHSLANIFQAICNPGDEVIVPCPCWVSYPEMIKMADGIPVMLKATEEEGFKPSVDKFLNAVTEKTKAIIINSPSNPTGMIYTEEELREIAKIAVDKKIYIISDEIYEKLLYDNLKHVSIASFSEEIKNLTILVNGVSKSYSMTGWRIGYTASNEKIACVMTNIQSHFTSNPNTIAQMAALVALDGDNGVIDAMVAEFAKRRDYMVKRINSIEGLSCIKPNGAFYVMMNISKLIGKEIKGVKITDSDVFANVLLEKANVALVPGSGFGTDIHVRLSYATSFENIAEGLNRIEKFLNE
- a CDS encoding dipeptidase — encoded protein: MVIVDSHCDTITKIMETNSNLYENKHHVDIQRLKKYKNFVQFFAAFTDKCLYPNTLKRALEIIDVFYKEVERYKDHITLCCNYSEIKRAFKEEKIAAVLSIEGGEALQGDVGMLRIFYRLGVRSLCLTWNYRNEIADGVLESETGGGLTSFGKEVIKEMNSLGMLIDLSHISEKGFWDVMELSQKPVIASHSNAKKICQHIRNLSDEQIMAIKNNGGVIGINLCAEFISDKDASLKDVIKHIEYIGDLTGFDHIGLGADFDGVDFLPEGINGVEDIYKIADELLKLNYSNEDVEKFLGKNFLRVIREVL
- a CDS encoding ATP-binding protein, whose protein sequence is MLINPTIEKLRDMKLKVMAQLLSDSDPALRELSFEERFGIMVEKEWESRKNSRIKRYIHKASFSINACIEDIDYTAERKIDKKTIQTK
- a CDS encoding Mu transposase domain-containing protein, translated to MRRLDMLKAREILRLKHEVGLSLREIGQACNCGKTTVSEILKRAEKANITWPIQLSDKQLMSMLYPPTNNRKIVPEPDMEEELEKFINRPFQKMEGNRKTAFKKIDKPCLQPLPATKYEYCDWVETRVAFNYHVEYKGFFYSVHYSYANHKCWIRASSKTIEVYIGNERIAVHTRNYDKSNRYKTLEEHMPEEHKAVYAWSSERFLSWAEKNGPYTRELIKKILESSDYPVQCYRTCMGIMRLAKSCSVEIIETASKEAIDKNVFSFKYFNIILKQVVKNSTKKQNDTIIRHENVRGSSAYSGGGIYAN
- a CDS encoding AI-2E family transporter — its product is MLFKGKKIPHSDYIPIIIIGLLLYKLINNPSIVLSEMKGILKYITSLFAYIIWGFAIAYFLNPLMVLLEKKLKIRRIFSISIIYVVFIATLGILITFITPAITSSVKQLANDIPDYIETTEAKINETIEKLKSYDKYGVETYIKNNLERFSSKINNFVNVPVNFLLTSTISLTSYILKFLIGLIISIYILADKEKIIKGAKKLTYALLNKKTAFNLISDLKKSNYIFSKYMFGKALDSLIIGILCLILLSVFRVKFALLFSLIVGVTNMIPYVGPFVGAIPAVVVTLFINPIQAIWVAIIIFLLQQFDGWYLGPKIIGDQVGVSPLLIITAIIVGGGMFGASGMFLGVPVFTVIKAFVDEYVEKKLKAKGFSFD
- the radC gene encoding RadC family protein, encoding MHTGHRKRLKKRFLEEGLDSFEPHQVLELLLFFSIPRRDTNEIAHRLLKRFGSLSGVFEADIKDLMEVNGIGENSAFLISMIPQLSRRYLNDRWRDKPQLNSSSKAGNYAVSLFAGRTYEVFYVICLDAQNRVNYAALVHEGTINEAPIYPRIIVETALRHKANSVILAHNHPGGSLNPSRGDVEATKVIKNALESISIKVVDHIIVCGEKYVSFAERGLLSI
- a CDS encoding YraN family protein; amino-acid sequence: MINNREIGTIGEEIAAEFLEKNNYKIIEKNFRYKRLGEIDIISWENDSICFVEVKTRSTLKYGLPRESVNFRKRENIKKLAQIYINRHNMHDKSIRFDVVEIYIEKNQDKIHLKEINLIKNAF
- a CDS encoding EscU/YscU/HrcU family type III secretion system export apparatus switch protein, encoding MDKKKKIKQVAALKYSPDKNEAPEIIALGKGEVAEKIIEKAKENNVHIYEDEELATTLNTFNIGDEIPPELYEVVAGIFAFIKSLDEKYGEGK
- a CDS encoding flagellar hook-length control protein FliK, with the translated sequence MKITEFSLEQLNVHFKPDMLLRLNKGDVVRAKVVEISAHKISLKLPDGNIITAALMSPVSAKKGEQVELIVKDISGDKIFLETIKTDGEKSVQLENEIKNLLMDIGVKPDKKSMEIAREIIKNEMPLEKEFFNKVMDTIKAYKNISIEKAVFLLSKNILPLEENISCLNQILEEKYKIGDELNKLLNNLMAIEDEKANELLKSFLNGEVKKDALPSPLILEEFGKELKSSGFSPETQNILKEKFVEFVKLKGDNIRFEEHEKFTELLKESGLDKAYLDIEKESIEKFIKSTFEKINFIKKFTVKSSNEALKENDKKEILEKIFNKFFININDSDDKDISIKNTYKEIYRKTQLIKQALEQAGFSNKGEIFRNIENLQSNLRFLNELNNNAVYIQIPLNVFNKSHTGELYILKKKPGKKNINTDDISLFISLDTVNLGQVDSLVNIKKKNVSINIKAESRDVIDFIKKNYMSLYNILLEKGYRIIDIKYRLIEEKVNILNINNIEEHRERRQNFDLRV
- a CDS encoding ribonuclease HII, whose amino-acid sequence is MKYTIKAIEESIRGLSLDEALEKLYLLKDECGDKVLKLIEKYEKKKEKERLEMLRYEKMCEYEREAYKKGLSLVAGIDEAGRGPLAGPVVGAAVILPKDIFIKGLNDSKKLSEKKREELFEVIKKEALDIGIGMVDQNEIDKINILNAAKKAMVLAVKNLKVRPDILFVDAEKLEEQEMEQISIVKGDALSISIAAASIIAKVTRDRLMEEMDKKYPQYGFLNHKGYGTKEHINAIKKYGICPIHRISFTKKIIL
- the ylqF gene encoding ribosome biogenesis GTPase YlqF, with protein sequence MNIQWFPGHMNKTRRLLSENLKMVDVVVEILDARIPVSSKNPEIDNITKNKPKIIVLNKCDLADKEISESWKKWYNSKGYTSIFVNSIDGTGIKQLKNKMRDLLKERIERDRQRGRIFRPVKAMIVGIPNVGKSSLINKIAGRGSAATGDKPGVTRGKQWINVSNEIQLLDTPGILWPKFEDRRVGINLAITGAIKDEILDIVELASNLFEILSESYPEHIIKRYKLDSIENKTGFEILEEAGKNRGCIASGGEIDMMRISAIVLDEFRSAKIGKISLEKPEDIKEV